A stretch of DNA from Mycobacterium senriense:
AGCTACATCTGCGACATCGGCGCCAGCCTGTTCGTCCGGGAGATGCCCACCGACGGAACCTGCCGCCGGCACCTGGGCGACGAAGACCTGTTGGCCTACGGACAACTCGGCACGTTCTCCGAGTATGCGGTGCTGTCGGAAAGGTCGGTCATCAAGATCGACGAAGCGATCCCGTTCCATGCCGCTTCGCTCGTCTCATGCGGGGTGAGCACCGGCTGGGGTTCCGCGACGATATCGGCGGGCACCGAACCCGGCGACACCGTCGTCGTCATCGGCGCCGGTGGCGTCGGGATGAACGCTCTGCAGGGGGCGCGCGCCGTCGGCGCGAAGTATGTGGTCGCGGTGGATCCCGTTGAGTCCAAGCGGGATTCGGCCAAGATCTTCGGCGCCACGCACACCGCCGCCTCGGCGCAGGACGCGATGCCGTTGGTCAATGAGATAACCGCCGGCCTGATGGCGGACCGCGTAGTGATCTGCCCCGGCGTGGTACATGTCGACTTGCTGCCGTTGGCGATGGCGCTGCTTCGCAAGGGCGGCGTCTGCGTGCTCACCGGCATCACCCCGTTCACCGAACCCCCGGTTCCGCTGGTGCTGCAGGAGATGACGCTGTCGGCCAAACAACTTCGGGGAGCGCTCTATGGCGGGATGAATCCGCGTACCAGCGTGCCGATGCTGTTGTCGATGTACCAGGCGGGCGCGGTGAAACTCGACGAGTTGGTCACCCGCCACTACCGACTCGACCAGATCAACGAGGCAATGACAGACCTGCGGGAAGGGCGCAACATTCGCGGCGTGATCGATTTCGCGGGCGTGTGATCACGAGTCCAGTCCTCGCGCGACGGGTCAACGGGACTCGAAGTGACTCCGGATGCCGGCAAGCATCTTGACGTGCGCCTTGACCCCTTCACGGATGGTCACCCCGGCCAGTAGTCGCGGCGCGGTGATCGAGATCCGCTCGGTGACCCGGGTGCCGCGGTCGACGGGCTCGAAACTGACCGTGCCGCGCAGGCGCACCCCGGGCGATTGATCGGCCGCGGTCAGCACGTCGCCGCGGACGGGCACCCGCAGCCGGGCCCGATAGCTGGTTCGTATGGTCAATGGCCCCAGCGGAATTCGGTCGACCACGCGGTAGGTCTGCTGGTAGCCGTCCGGGGTTTCACTGCGGGACACCGTTTCCACCGACATGATCAGCGGGTGCACCAGCTTGATGTTGTTCAGGTCCACGTAGAAGTCGCGCACGGCGTCGGGCGGTGCGGGGACCTCTTCGGACAGCGTCCGGTCGGCGTGGACGAACAACAACGACCGTGCCCGCGAATGTAACGCCACGGCGACATTCTGCCGGTTTTTTCGCCGTGGCGTTACGCTCGGCGCAGGACCAAGGAGCGGAGGCGTGATGGGCACCCGAGGTCAAGTGGTCGAGCGCTACCTGGAATGCCTGGCCGCTCACGACTGGGACGGACTGGCCGACACCATTGCCGAGGAGGGCCTGACCCGGGAGGGGCCGTTCTGCGACGTGGTCGAGGGCAAGGCGCGCTATGTCGCCTTTCTGCGCAAGGTGTGCACCGAGCTTCAGGGCCATCGGTTGCACGTGCGGCGGGTCTCGCACGTGGACAGCCGGGTGTCGTACGCCGAGCTGTCCGAGACATTCGAGATCGACAGCGTCGCGACCACGTGGCCCGAATGCATTCTGTTCGAGCAAGACACCGACGGATTGATCTCTCACGTCAGCGTGTTCTTCAAGCAGCGGTCCGCCGGCACCGCATAGCGGTCTATTCCCTCCCCCACGGAATTGACCTAACGTGTCATGGATGGAGGCAGATGCAACTCCGGAGTCGGTGCCGGTCGAGAAATTGCACTCGGGCGACCCGATCACCG
This window harbors:
- a CDS encoding NDMA-dependent alcohol dehydrogenase — encoded protein: MKCRAAVIRGVGQDWEIREIELDPPHAGEVMVRIAVAGICHSDDHLFTGDVVPTAEAVAASGQPAPDWFPLLGGHEGAGVVEEVGPGVTSVQPGDHVALSFIPACGSCRFCVSGQSYICDIGASLFVREMPTDGTCRRHLGDEDLLAYGQLGTFSEYAVLSERSVIKIDEAIPFHAASLVSCGVSTGWGSATISAGTEPGDTVVVIGAGGVGMNALQGARAVGAKYVVAVDPVESKRDSAKIFGATHTAASAQDAMPLVNEITAGLMADRVVICPGVVHVDLLPLAMALLRKGGVCVLTGITPFTEPPVPLVLQEMTLSAKQLRGALYGGMNPRTSVPMLLSMYQAGAVKLDELVTRHYRLDQINEAMTDLREGRNIRGVIDFAGV
- a CDS encoding SRPBCC family protein, yielding MALHSRARSLLFVHADRTLSEEVPAPPDAVRDFYVDLNNIKLVHPLIMSVETVSRSETPDGYQQTYRVVDRIPLGPLTIRTSYRARLRVPVRGDVLTAADQSPGVRLRGTVSFEPVDRGTRVTERISITAPRLLAGVTIREGVKAHVKMLAGIRSHFESR
- a CDS encoding nuclear transport factor 2 family protein, which encodes MGTRGQVVERYLECLAAHDWDGLADTIAEEGLTREGPFCDVVEGKARYVAFLRKVCTELQGHRLHVRRVSHVDSRVSYAELSETFEIDSVATTWPECILFEQDTDGLISHVSVFFKQRSAGTA